Proteins from one Mycobacterium sp. EPa45 genomic window:
- a CDS encoding peptidylprolyl isomerase, producing MPTNEQRRATAKRKLERQLERRAQQEKRRQLFVVIGGIVAIAVAAALVVTFVLTNKDSKDNKTASGATSTAPVESGGPTTAPPATGGLPPFKASANLGANCQYPASPEPAAKKVDAPHSGKVPTDPATVSASMSTNQGNLGLVLDNAKAPCTVNSFASLAQKGYFNDTPCHRLTTSPSLSVLQCGDPTGSGTGGPGYEFANEYPTDQYPPNDPALQQPVVYPRGTLAMANAGPGTNGSQFFLVYKDSQLPPNYTAFGTIDQTGLATLDKIAGAGVAGGAQDGKPASDVRIKSILLD from the coding sequence GTGCCCACCAACGAACAGCGACGTGCGACAGCCAAGCGCAAGCTCGAGCGACAGCTGGAGCGTCGCGCTCAACAGGAGAAGCGTCGCCAGTTGTTCGTCGTGATCGGCGGTATCGTCGCGATCGCGGTGGCCGCGGCCCTGGTTGTCACGTTCGTGCTGACCAATAAGGACAGCAAGGACAACAAGACCGCCTCCGGCGCCACCAGTACCGCCCCGGTCGAGTCCGGTGGGCCGACCACCGCTCCCCCCGCCACCGGCGGGCTGCCGCCGTTCAAGGCGAGCGCTAACCTGGGCGCCAACTGCCAATACCCGGCCTCACCCGAACCGGCTGCCAAGAAGGTCGACGCACCCCACAGCGGTAAGGTGCCGACCGATCCCGCAACCGTCAGTGCCAGCATGAGCACCAATCAGGGCAACCTCGGTCTGGTGCTGGACAACGCGAAGGCCCCGTGCACGGTCAACAGCTTCGCCAGCCTGGCCCAGAAGGGCTACTTCAACGACACCCCCTGCCACCGGCTGACCACGTCGCCGTCGCTGTCGGTGCTGCAGTGCGGCGACCCGACCGGCAGTGGCACCGGTGGCCCGGGCTATGAGTTCGCCAACGAATACCCCACCGATCAGTACCCGCCGAATGACCCCGCTCTGCAGCAGCCGGTGGTCTACCCGCGCGGCACGTTGGCCATGGCCAACGCCGGCCCGGGCACGAACGGCAGCCAGTTCTTCCTGGTCTACAAGGATTCCCAGTTGCCGCCCAACTACACCGCGTTCGGCACCATCGACCAGACGGGGTTGGCGACGCTGGACAAGATCGCCGGGGCCGGGGTGGCCGGCGGCGCTCAGGACGGCAAGCCGGCCAGCGATGTGCGGATCAAGTCGATCCTGCTGGACTAG
- a CDS encoding peptidylprolyl isomerase, with protein MSQPPPYYPPPHYGSPYGPGPYRYPAPPPTNGMAIASLICAFVFAPLGIVFGHISLSQIKKSGEEGRGLAIAGLVISYLVTVLSIVVIVVGVAFFSWVGRELEKTGGAGIPRTMPGGSGQLPPFNPPATLGANCQYPATATPADKPVRPPVAGKRPTTPVSVDATVVTNAGPIVVHLDNAKAPCTVNSFESLVRQNYFDNTPCHRLTDMPSLSVLQCGDPTGQGTGGPGYRFANEYPTNQFRPFDPQLRQAVKYPRGTLAMANAGPDTNGSQFFIVYRDSMLPPTYTAFGQVDKTAFGIIDDIAAMGIAGGSDDGKPAKPVTIKSIRLN; from the coding sequence ATGAGCCAGCCTCCGCCGTACTACCCGCCGCCGCACTACGGCTCGCCCTACGGGCCCGGCCCATACCGCTATCCGGCGCCGCCGCCGACCAACGGGATGGCGATCGCGTCCTTGATCTGTGCGTTCGTGTTCGCCCCGCTGGGCATCGTGTTCGGCCACATCTCGCTGTCGCAGATCAAGAAATCCGGCGAGGAAGGCCGCGGGCTGGCGATCGCCGGGCTGGTGATCAGCTATCTGGTGACGGTCCTGAGCATCGTGGTGATCGTCGTCGGGGTGGCGTTCTTCTCCTGGGTGGGACGAGAGCTGGAGAAGACCGGCGGGGCGGGTATCCCGCGGACCATGCCGGGCGGCAGCGGCCAACTGCCGCCGTTCAATCCGCCGGCCACCCTCGGCGCGAACTGCCAGTACCCGGCGACGGCCACCCCGGCCGACAAGCCGGTCAGGCCGCCGGTGGCCGGTAAGCGGCCGACCACGCCAGTGTCGGTGGACGCGACGGTCGTCACCAACGCCGGGCCGATCGTCGTGCACCTCGACAACGCGAAGGCGCCGTGCACGGTGAACAGCTTCGAGAGCCTGGTGCGGCAGAACTACTTCGACAACACGCCATGCCACCGGCTGACCGACATGCCGTCATTGTCGGTGCTGCAGTGCGGCGATCCGACCGGTCAGGGCACGGGCGGGCCGGGGTACCGGTTCGCCAATGAGTACCCGACGAACCAGTTCCGGCCGTTCGACCCGCAACTGCGACAGGCCGTCAAATATCCGCGCGGGACGCTGGCCATGGCCAACGCCGGCCCCGACACCAACGGCAGCCAGTTCTTCATCGTGTACCGCGATTCGATGCTGCCGCCGACGTACACGGCCTTCGGCCAGGTCGACAAGACCGCGTTCGGGATCATCGACGACATCGCAGCGATGGGAATCGCCGGCGGTTCCGACGACGGTAAGCCGGCCAAGCCGGTCACGATCAAGTCGATCCGGCTGAACTGA
- a CDS encoding ABC transporter substrate-binding protein: MAVGRRRAAAVAVAAVLGLVAPTVLTSCSGSPADQINYAVDGMLVTYNTNTVRGAASAGPQAFARVLTGFNFHGPDGQVLADHDFGSVSVVGRDPLVLDYQIADNAVYSDGKPVTCDDMVLAWAAQSGRFPAFDAASRAGYLDIDTVDCQPGQKKARVTYLPGRAVTDYLQLFTATSMMPSHVLGDALGVDVTRTIQGGDPAAVDRIAQAWNTLWDLKPGLSAEDLKRFPSSGPYKIDSVLPEGAVVLTANDRWWGAKPITKRITVWPRGVDVQDRINNSTFQVVDVATGSSGTLTTPDGYDRHELPSGGIEQLIFAPDGPLAATPARRAVALCTPRDLIALNAESPISNVRLNPATDDALSAIEGVAIVPPQFGPANADAARDALGGQPLTVRIGYQSPNPRLAATVGAITKSCAAAGITVVDATSDSAGPQALRDGKLDVLLASTGGATGSGSTGSSALDAYTLFAGNGDNLPRYANPQIDGIISALAITADSKEQARLLADSSPILWGDMPTLPLYRQQRTVLASKKMYAVEGNPTKWGAGWNMDRWVFEK, translated from the coding sequence ATGGCAGTCGGGCGCCGGCGCGCCGCCGCTGTCGCAGTGGCGGCTGTTCTGGGGTTGGTCGCGCCAACCGTCCTGACGTCGTGCTCGGGCAGCCCGGCTGACCAGATCAACTATGCCGTCGACGGCATGCTGGTCACCTACAACACCAACACGGTGCGCGGGGCGGCTTCGGCGGGGCCGCAGGCGTTCGCCCGCGTGCTCACCGGGTTCAACTTCCACGGACCGGACGGGCAGGTGCTGGCCGATCACGACTTCGGGTCGGTGTCGGTGGTCGGTCGCGACCCGCTGGTTCTCGACTACCAGATCGCGGACAACGCCGTGTACTCCGACGGCAAGCCGGTGACGTGTGACGATATGGTGCTGGCGTGGGCCGCGCAGTCCGGGCGGTTCCCGGCCTTCGACGCCGCCAGCCGCGCCGGCTACCTCGACATCGACACCGTCGACTGCCAGCCAGGCCAGAAGAAGGCCCGGGTGACGTACTTACCCGGCCGGGCCGTCACCGATTACCTGCAGCTGTTCACCGCCACGTCGATGATGCCGTCGCACGTGCTGGGTGACGCGCTCGGCGTCGACGTCACCCGCACCATCCAGGGTGGCGACCCGGCCGCCGTCGACCGCATCGCCCAGGCGTGGAATACGTTGTGGGACCTCAAGCCCGGCCTGAGTGCTGAAGATCTCAAGCGGTTCCCCTCATCGGGGCCCTACAAGATCGACTCGGTGCTGCCCGAGGGGGCGGTGGTGCTGACCGCCAACGATCGCTGGTGGGGCGCCAAGCCGATCACCAAGCGCATCACGGTGTGGCCACGCGGCGTCGATGTGCAGGACCGCATCAACAACAGCACGTTCCAGGTGGTCGACGTCGCCACCGGATCTTCGGGCACGCTGACCACCCCCGACGGGTACGACCGCCACGAATTGCCGTCCGGCGGGATCGAGCAGCTGATCTTCGCGCCGGACGGGCCGCTGGCGGCGACGCCGGCCCGGCGCGCGGTGGCGCTGTGCACCCCGCGCGACCTGATCGCGCTGAACGCCGAATCGCCGATCTCCAACGTGCGGCTCAACCCGGCCACCGATGACGCGCTCAGCGCCATCGAAGGAGTGGCGATCGTCCCGCCTCAGTTCGGGCCGGCCAACGCCGACGCCGCCCGAGACGCACTGGGCGGCCAGCCGCTGACCGTGCGGATCGGCTACCAGTCGCCGAACCCGCGGTTGGCGGCGACCGTCGGCGCCATCACCAAATCGTGTGCCGCCGCCGGCATCACCGTCGTCGATGCCACCTCGGACTCGGCGGGCCCGCAGGCGCTGCGCGACGGCAAGCTCGACGTCCTGCTGGCCAGCACCGGCGGCGCCACCGGCAGCGGGTCGACCGGATCGTCGGCGCTGGATGCCTACACCCTGTTCGCCGGCAACGGAGACAACCTGCCGCGCTACGCCAACCCGCAGATCGACGGCATCATCTCGGCGCTGGCGATCACCGCCGACTCGAAGGAACAGGCCCGCCTGCTGGCCGACAGCTCGCCCATCCTGTGGGGCGACATGCCGACCCTGCCGCTGTACCGTCAGCAGCGCACGGTGCTGGCATCCAAGAAGATGTATGCGGTCGAAGGCAATCCGACCAAGTGGGGCGCGGGCTGGAACATGGACAGGTGGGTGTTCGAGAAGTGA
- a CDS encoding bifunctional (p)ppGpp synthetase/guanosine-3',5'-bis(diphosphate) 3'-pyrophosphohydrolase, whose product MADDNGALTASPPPISDVPPAEPRAETPKTTSSASRRVRARLARRMTSQRSTVNPVLEPLIAVHREFYPKADLAILQRAYEVAEVKHADQLRRSGDPYITHPLAVANILAELGMDTITLVAALLHDTVEDTGYAMEALTADFGEEVAHLVDGVTKLDKVALGNAAEGETIRKMIIAMARDPRVLVIKVADRLHNMRTMRFLPPEKQARKARETLEVIAPLAHRLGMATVKWELEDLSFAILHPKRYEEIVRLVADRAPSRDTYLAKVRVEINAALSGMKINATVEGRPKHYWSIYQKMIVKGRDFDDIHDLVGVRILCEEIRDCYAAVGVVHSLWQPMPGRFKDYIAQPRFGVYQSLHTTVVGPEGKPLEVQIRTRDMHDTAEFGIAAHWRYKESKGRNGVPHPHAASEIDETAWMRQLLDWQREAADPGEFLESLRYDLAVQEIFVFTPKGDVVTLPAGSTPVDFAYAVHTEVGHRCIGARVDGRLVALERKLENGERVEVFTSKAPNAGPSRDWQGFVVSPRAKAKIRQWFAKERRDEALEAGKDSIAREVRRGGLPLQKLVNAEAMGALAQELRYADVSALYTAVGEGHVSPRHVVQRLVAQLGGAEGAEDELAERSTPATMPVRQRSTDDTGVAVPGAPGVLTKLAKCCTPVPGDNIMGFVTRGGGVSVHRTDCTNAASLQQQSERIIEVNWAPSPTSVFLVAIQVEALDRHRLLSDVTRVLADERVNILSASVTTSNDRVAVSRFTFEMGDPKHLGHVLNAVRNVEGVYDVYRVTSAA is encoded by the coding sequence GTGGCAGACGACAACGGTGCGCTGACCGCCTCGCCGCCCCCGATCTCCGACGTCCCACCGGCCGAGCCGCGGGCCGAGACCCCAAAGACCACCAGCAGCGCATCGCGGCGGGTGCGGGCTCGGCTGGCGCGCCGGATGACGTCCCAGCGCAGCACCGTCAACCCGGTCCTCGAGCCGCTCATCGCGGTGCATCGTGAGTTCTACCCGAAGGCCGACCTGGCGATCCTGCAGCGTGCCTACGAGGTGGCCGAGGTCAAGCACGCCGATCAGCTGCGCCGCTCCGGCGACCCGTACATCACTCACCCGTTGGCCGTCGCGAACATCCTGGCCGAGCTCGGCATGGACACCATCACGCTGGTGGCCGCGCTGCTGCACGACACCGTCGAAGACACCGGCTACGCCATGGAGGCGCTGACCGCCGACTTCGGTGAAGAGGTCGCCCACCTGGTCGACGGAGTGACCAAGCTGGACAAGGTCGCACTGGGTAACGCGGCCGAGGGCGAGACCATCCGCAAGATGATCATCGCGATGGCGCGGGATCCGCGGGTGCTGGTCATCAAGGTGGCCGACCGCCTGCACAACATGCGCACGATGCGGTTCCTGCCGCCGGAGAAGCAGGCCCGCAAGGCCCGCGAAACGCTCGAAGTCATTGCGCCCCTTGCGCATCGGCTGGGAATGGCGACCGTCAAGTGGGAGCTGGAGGATCTGTCCTTCGCGATCCTGCATCCCAAGCGCTACGAGGAAATCGTCCGGCTGGTGGCCGATCGGGCGCCGTCGCGTGACACGTACCTGGCGAAGGTCCGGGTCGAGATCAACGCCGCACTGAGCGGGATGAAGATCAACGCCACGGTCGAAGGCCGGCCCAAGCACTACTGGTCGATCTATCAGAAGATGATCGTCAAGGGCCGCGACTTCGACGACATCCACGACCTGGTCGGTGTCCGGATCCTGTGCGAAGAGATCCGCGACTGCTATGCCGCTGTCGGCGTTGTGCATTCGCTGTGGCAGCCGATGCCCGGCCGGTTCAAGGACTACATCGCCCAGCCTCGGTTCGGGGTGTACCAGTCGCTGCACACCACGGTCGTCGGGCCGGAAGGCAAGCCGCTGGAGGTGCAGATCCGCACCCGTGACATGCACGACACCGCGGAATTCGGTATCGCGGCGCACTGGCGATACAAGGAGTCCAAGGGCCGCAACGGCGTTCCGCACCCGCACGCCGCCTCCGAGATCGACGAGACCGCGTGGATGCGCCAGCTGCTGGACTGGCAGCGGGAAGCCGCGGACCCCGGCGAGTTCCTGGAATCGCTGCGTTACGACCTTGCGGTGCAGGAGATTTTCGTGTTCACCCCGAAGGGCGACGTCGTCACCCTGCCGGCCGGCTCGACGCCGGTCGACTTCGCCTACGCCGTGCACACCGAGGTCGGCCACCGCTGCATCGGTGCGCGGGTCGACGGTCGTCTGGTGGCACTGGAACGCAAGCTCGAAAACGGTGAGCGGGTAGAGGTTTTCACGTCGAAGGCGCCCAACGCCGGCCCGTCGCGCGATTGGCAGGGTTTCGTGGTGTCCCCGCGGGCCAAGGCCAAGATCCGGCAGTGGTTCGCCAAAGAGCGCCGCGACGAAGCGCTCGAGGCCGGCAAGGACTCGATCGCCCGCGAGGTGCGTCGGGGTGGGCTTCCGTTGCAGAAGCTGGTCAACGCCGAGGCGATGGGCGCACTGGCCCAGGAGTTGCGGTATGCCGACGTCTCCGCTCTGTACACGGCGGTCGGGGAGGGGCACGTCTCGCCGCGGCACGTCGTGCAACGGCTGGTGGCGCAGCTCGGTGGGGCCGAGGGCGCCGAAGACGAACTGGCCGAACGCTCCACACCGGCGACCATGCCGGTGCGTCAGCGCAGCACGGATGACACCGGGGTCGCCGTGCCCGGCGCTCCCGGGGTGCTGACCAAGCTGGCCAAGTGCTGCACACCGGTACCCGGTGACAACATCATGGGCTTCGTCACCCGCGGTGGCGGGGTCAGTGTGCACCGCACCGACTGCACCAATGCCGCGTCGCTGCAACAACAGTCGGAACGCATCATCGAGGTGAACTGGGCGCCGTCGCCGACGTCGGTCTTCCTGGTGGCGATCCAGGTCGAGGCTCTCGACCGGCACCGGTTGCTCTCCGATGTCACGCGGGTGCTGGCCGACGAGCGAGTCAACATTCTGTCGGCCTCGGTGACCACCTCCAACGATCGAGTGGCGGTGAGCCGCTTCACCTTTGAGATGGGCGATCCGAAGCACCTGGGCCATGTGCTCAACGCGGTCCGCAACGTCGAAGGCGTCTATGACGTCTACCGCGTGACGAGCGCCGCCTGA
- a CDS encoding adenine phosphoribosyltransferase, which translates to MTSSPEPEGRRQSASAVVDVLRALTRQVPDFPEPGIQFKDLTPVLADPHGLAVVTAAMAEIAEGADLIAGIDARGFLLGGAVAHRLGIGVLAVRKGGKLPPPVHSETYILEYGTATLEIPAEGIELAGRRVVIVDDVLATGGTLAAARSLLVAGGAEVAAAAVVLELPGLGGREKVAPLQVTSLQII; encoded by the coding sequence GTGACGTCTTCTCCGGAGCCGGAAGGCCGGCGACAGAGCGCCTCGGCCGTAGTCGACGTTCTCAGGGCGCTGACCCGGCAGGTGCCCGATTTTCCGGAACCGGGCATCCAATTCAAGGACCTCACCCCGGTACTGGCCGACCCACACGGGCTGGCCGTCGTCACCGCCGCGATGGCCGAGATCGCCGAGGGTGCCGATCTGATCGCCGGTATCGACGCCCGCGGGTTCCTGCTCGGTGGCGCGGTCGCCCACCGTCTCGGCATCGGTGTGCTGGCCGTCCGCAAGGGCGGCAAGCTGCCCCCGCCGGTGCACAGCGAGACCTACATCCTCGAGTACGGCACGGCCACGTTGGAGATCCCTGCGGAGGGTATCGAATTGGCCGGGCGCCGCGTGGTGATCGTCGACGACGTCCTCGCGACGGGCGGGACCCTCGCGGCGGCGCGTTCGCTGCTGGTGGCCGGCGGGGCAGAGGTGGCCGCCGCCGCTGTGGTGCTGGAACTGCCCGGTCTCGGCGGTCGCGAGAAGGTCGCACCGCTGCAGGTGACCAGCTTGCAAATCATCTGA